TTCTTGGTAGAGTTTTTTCCTGTCTGTGATGGTGTGGCTTGTGGTTCCCTCGAGCTTCATTTTTCGTATCCGCTGCTTCAATTCCTGATCATCGAGGGAGGCAAGGAGGACCTTACCCGAGGCTGTGCAATGGCTGGGCAGTCTGGAGCCGGCCCGAAGGTCATATTTCAAGAATCTGTGAACTTCTTGGCGGTAAAGGAATATGATGTCCGTGTTGTCAAGAATGGCCATGTTTACTGTCAATCCAACACGCTCGGAAAAATCTTTTAGATGAGAAGCGGCCAGGTTGGCTATTTCCGAGCCCTGAAGGTAGGTAAATCCGAGGGAGAGAATTTTGGGGCTAAGATAGAATTCCTTGTGTTTGTCCCTGCCAAGGAATCCCAGTTCCATCAACGTATCTGTAAAGCGTTGGATCGCTGTTCGGTTCATCCCTGTTATCTCGGCCAATGCTGTGAGTGTGAGCCTGTTTCGTTCAGAAGAAAACGCCTGAAGTACAGATATCCCCCGGGCCAGGGATTGAACAAAGTATTTGCGTTGACGGGCCATGATAAGATAAAATAACGAAGAGCGTTAACGATGTTCATTTATCTGGATATTAGAAGGGGCTGTTCGAAAAGGCAAGCCATTTTTGAAGGACGGGCAAAAAAGATATGCCCGGGAGCGGTGAGCTCCGATTGC
Above is a window of Deltaproteobacteria bacterium DNA encoding:
- a CDS encoding helix-turn-helix domain-containing protein translates to MARQRKYFVQSLARGISVLQAFSSERNRLTLTALAEITGMNRTAIQRFTDTLMELGFLGRDKHKEFYLSPKILSLGFTYLQGSEIANLAASHLKDFSERVGLTVNMAILDNTDIIFLYRQEVHRFLKYDLRAGSRLPSHCTASGKVLLASLDDQELKQRIRKMKLEGTTSHTITDRKKLYQEILKTRANGIGTCDRELSLALYSISTPLLNHEKKVVAAINLSLSSEEATGTVLADAKREIVEQGRNLSKLLGYEGDYPLIIP